A single Phoenix dactylifera cultivar Barhee BC4 chromosome 1, palm_55x_up_171113_PBpolish2nd_filt_p, whole genome shotgun sequence DNA region contains:
- the LOC103713992 gene encoding double-stranded RNA-binding protein 2-like — MYKNQLQELAQRSCFNLPSYACIREGPDHAPRFKATVNFNGEIFESPAFCSTLRQAEHAAAEVALNTLSKRGPSRSLAAKVLDETGIYKNLLQETAHRAGLKLPVYTTIRSGPGHTPVFTCTVELAGMSFTGDPAKTKKQAQKNAAMAAWSALKKLPHLGSSSSSSSSPTLEHEGNDEHEQVTIARALASLHQPQGNKLNFQNDRRRNRRRPTPIRKDMHPAANISFYPMPFQGWTYPSFSPESAMYQMWQQAQASQQQTHLLAVPAPSHPINPRFIPTLRSIYQPTQRQFFPSFDQDSVSSVPCFTESAPVLPAYFSDYSVSVPPKSQSQVTIQEIQEEQNQGEGKEWLNLPSEAAVFSSFDISDSNLPVDDAGLVPKVQEPPEDKEGNSSHGSTEVTPEIETNIAPGFKPVVTTSNPSMIQDSTDVAKIQESQQVERSQMKPFEWVPGASIWPGPSTPNHPPNLQQNVNSFNPTLSALGVHHPSSRSSSSLPRGTRPPLIAAPVAARTAVSVRSSGPRAEALRPRVRSLAAPVTIRTAVPVCSARPAAVNPSTEVPRARFMAPAVHVRSVIPVCSAPPSRKPDSSQMGTQEPEGIAAVNSEFGKLQI; from the exons ATGTATAAGAACCAGTTGCAGGAGCTTGCTCAGAGAAGCTGTTTCAACTTACCATCTTATGCATGTATCCGGGAGGGGCCGGATCATGCTCCAAGGTTCAAGGCGACAGTTAATTTTAATGGAGAGATCTTTGAGAGCCCGGCCTTCTGTTCCACGCTGAGGCAGGCAGAGCATGCCGCTGCCGAGGTAGCTCTGAATACCCTTTCAAAGAGGGGCCCTTCTAGATCGCTCGCTGCAAAAGTTCTG GATGAGACTGGTATTTACAAGAATTTACTTCAAGAAACAGCTCATAGAGCTGGGTTGAAATTGCCTGTTTATACCACTATTCGATCTGGACCGGGTCATACACCTGTCTTCACATGCACAGTCGAGCTTGCAGGAATGAGCTTCACTGGCGATCCTGCCAAGACTAAGAAGCAGGCTCAGAAGAATGCTGCCATGGCTGCCTGGTCTGCATTGAAGAAAT TGCCACATTTGGGCTCatcatcatcgtcatcatcatcGCCAACATTGGAACATGAGGGCAATGACGAACACGAACAGGTCACTATTGCTCGTGCACTTGCAAGTTTGCATCAGCCGCAAGGAAACAAGTTGAATTTTCAAAATGACCGTCGGCGTAATCGGCGGAGGCCAACTCCTATCCGAAAAGATATGCATCCAGCAGCCAATATATCTTTCTATCCGATGCCTTTTCAGGGTTGGACATACCCGAGTTTTTCACCAGAATCAGCAATGTACCAAATGTGGCAGCAAGCACAAGCATCTCAACAACAGACACACTTGTTGGCAGTACCAGCTCCCTCACATCCCATTAATCCTAGATTTATCCCAACTCTACGGTCCATATATCAGCCAACTCAAAGACAATTCTTCCCATCATTTGACCAAGATTCTGTTAGTTCTGTCCCTTGCTTCACAGAATCTGCTCCTGTCCTGCCAGCGTACTTCTCAGACTATTCTGTATCTGTTCCACCTAAAAGTCAGTCCCAGGTGACCATACAAGAGATACAGGAGGAGCAAAACCAAGGGGAAGGGAAGGAATGGCTCAATCTCCCATCGGAAGCAGCAGTGTTCTCTTCATTTGATATTTCAGATTCTAATCTTCCAGTGGATGATGCTGGTCTTGTGCCAAAAGTTCAGGAGCCACCTGAAGATAAGGAAGGAAACAGTTCTCATGGAAGCACAGAAGTAACCCCTGAGATAGAAACCAATATTGCTCCTGGCTTTAAGCCAGTCGTGACTACTTCAAACCCATCAATGATTCAAGATTCCACAGATGTTGCAAAGATTCAGGAAAGTCAGCAGGTGGAGAGAAGCCAAATGAAACCATTCGAATGGGTGCCTGGGGCATCAATCTGGCCTGGGCCATCAACTCCAAACCATCCTCCAAATTTGCAACAGAACGTCAATTCCTTCAACCCTACCCTGTCTGCCCTTGGAGTCCATCATCCGTCATCAAGGAGTTCTTCCAGTCTTCCCAGGGGAACTAGGCCGCCTCTTATCGCAGCTCCAGTGGCAGCAAGAACTGCGGTTTCGGTACGATCATCGGGTCCCAGAGCTGAAGCATTGAGACCTCGAGTCCGGTCACTGGCTGCCCCTGTGACGATCAGAACTGCTGTTCCTGTGTGTTCAGCAAGGCCTGCAGCAGTAAATCCCAGCACTGAGGTGCCTCGCGCCAGGTTCATGGCACCTGCCGTCCATGTCAGGTCTGTCATACCAGTCTGTTCGGCCCCACCATCAAGAAAACCTGACTCAAGCCAAATGGGTACCCAGGAGCCAGAAGGCATTGCAGCAGTGAATTCAGAATTTGGTAAGCTTCAGATATGA
- the LOC103713991 gene encoding thyroid transcription factor 1-associated protein 26: MKNRDGEGGSERRTSANYEKNDWKTKRNKRRLGGKGLSLDAFANAKSKPSGYNPSLIKKQKEFYRNARYVSKYKKLLNQQNQASDLLSTASEHEVGNDKENVPKQSRNKKKKNSLQSLREEYEKKREEDEKARMEREGIIQAKKEERAKAEARRKSLREKMFKKTRSGQPVMKYRIEHLLEGLMESSKK, from the exons atgAAGAACCGCGACGGGGAGGGTGGATCTGAGAGGAGAACAAGCGCCAACTATGAGAAGAATGATTGGAAGAcgaagaggaacaagaggagGTTGGGAGGGAAGGGCCTCTCGCTCGACGCCTTCGCCAACGCGAAGTCCAAGCCCTCGGGATACAACCCTTCGCTCATCA AAAAGCAAAAGGAGTTCTATAGAAATGCCAGATATGTGAGCAAGTATAAGAAGTTGCTAAATCAGCAAAACCAGGCCAGTGACCTTCTTTCAACAGCATCAGAGCATGAG GTTGGGAATGATAAAGAAAATGTTCCAAAGCAAAGcaggaataagaagaagaaaaatagtttACAGAGCTTGAGAGAGGAGTATGAGAAGAAGCGTGAAGAAGACGAGAAGGCAAGGATGGAGAGAGAAGGCATCATTCAagcaaagaaggaagaaagagcaAAGGCTGAAGCTAGAAGGAAGTCTTTGAGGGAGAAGATGTTTAAGAAGACCAGATCTGGTCAACCTGTTATGAAATACAGAATTGAGCATCTTTTAGAAGGTTTAATGGAAAGTTCTAAGAAGTAG